A window of Blastomonas sp. SL216 contains these coding sequences:
- a CDS encoding nuclear transport factor 2 family protein has product MAAAPVHAETPAPEAEIRAVIADMEAAWNRGDFEGYMRGFLNPGVVFVSRGRFQQGWQGTLDHYVRDYGGAPEKRGTLHFYDIKVEMLADDAAQLISRYHLDRAESPQYGINTRLMRKVEGRWVIALNHVSSVETPDPNDPELRAK; this is encoded by the coding sequence TTGGCCGCCGCGCCCGTGCATGCCGAGACGCCGGCACCCGAAGCGGAAATCCGCGCCGTCATCGCCGATATGGAGGCGGCCTGGAATCGCGGGGATTTTGAAGGCTATATGCGCGGCTTCCTCAATCCCGGCGTGGTGTTTGTCTCGCGCGGGCGGTTCCAGCAGGGGTGGCAGGGCACGCTCGACCATTATGTCCGCGATTATGGCGGCGCACCGGAAAAGCGCGGCACCCTGCATTTCTACGATATCAAGGTGGAAATGCTGGCCGACGATGCTGCGCAGCTGATCAGCCGCTATCATCTCGACCGGGCAGAAAGCCCGCAATATGGCATCAACACCCGGTTGATGCGCAAAGTGGAAGGGCGCTGGGTGATCGCGCTCAACCATGTGTCATCGGTGGAAACCCCCGATCCGAACGATCCGGAGCTCCGGGCCAAATAA